In a single window of the Leptospira barantonii genome:
- a CDS encoding efflux RND transporter permease subunit — MKSLVEYFLSKSIFVNLLTFLIILIGVFTAVRMNREAFPNINFDIVSVVTVFPGASPAEIEKLVTKPLEEAIKEVDGIKEFRSASIENRAGIVITLDPDSKDTQKVVDDIKSAIDRVEDLPEEAEDPLVTEITTSRQPVIEIDISLKSDDSSVEAEKRLKAQAKIVEQALEDIPGVARISKRGWRETEMQVDINPAAMFSHYLTSQDVIFALKNRNINFPGGNIAGNQKEVILRTIGEFDSPKEISGVHIRSNEIGNSIRIDNVAHVTEGLKEAEYLDKVNGRKTIALTVIKREKADAILVVDEAKKVIEEFKKNSQNEFEYAFVNDLSKYIRRRLGVLLSNAVGGLILVTASLFLFLGWRVALMTALGIPVSFGATFVIMNYMGLTLNLISMFGLIIVVGILVDDAIIICENVYRYMEEGMPVYEAALKGTVEVIDPVTATVTTTVAAFAPMLFMTGIFGKFIYSIPLVVIIALLASLSEAFFILPSHLYDINKHKFHSGEIKQESGWFYKLKVNYYLPLLKFALRHRLQIFIYLFAMLIGSFALFAVAGKFKLFPGSVDVFQIKLTGQTGMSLQEMERFTHVLETELAKISKDEVENYVTRVGIIQKDPNDPFTKRGKHYGQILVYLTPEENRKRATDGIISEVREKTIWLLNEKSVKIVEETRKKEAEKKKEEYKPFNLNSFPAEFSRFKGQLLALDFEKISGGPPVGKPVAIEIRGDDYDSLIRIGEEYKAVMAKVPGVTDIGDDFNEGKDEVKIKVSESLASTAGVSVFKVAQAINTAFQGTVATKIKRADEEVEVKVRFPEEVRKSIGSLNNIFVSNQVGKLIPVSKLITYVREPGFANINHLDGKRLLTVTANLDETKTDTRRANAEIAKLSKGIIEKYPGYRMRFGGENKDTEESLASLGRAFLVAFIIIFMILASLFRSLIQPVIVVSSIPFSLIGVILAFVLHGEYFGFLAFLGIVGLAGVVVNDSIVLVDFANQLKMEKPNEDIDSILIETGLLRLRPVVLTTVTTVLGLLPTAYGIGGRDPFLVPMALAFGWGLAFSSFLTLVAVPVLYKTVHNTQARFQRLLWSRTK; from the coding sequence ATGAAATCACTGGTTGAGTATTTCCTTTCTAAAAGTATCTTTGTAAACCTTCTTACCTTTTTAATCATTCTGATCGGCGTTTTTACCGCAGTCAGAATGAACCGCGAAGCCTTCCCCAACATCAACTTCGATATCGTAAGCGTCGTGACGGTTTTCCCCGGAGCTTCCCCGGCGGAAATCGAAAAGTTAGTCACGAAACCTCTCGAAGAGGCGATCAAAGAAGTGGACGGGATCAAGGAGTTTCGATCCGCTTCGATTGAAAACCGAGCGGGAATCGTGATCACCTTGGACCCGGATTCCAAGGATACGCAGAAGGTTGTGGACGATATCAAATCCGCGATCGACAGAGTGGAAGACCTTCCCGAAGAAGCGGAAGATCCTTTAGTTACGGAAATCACCACTTCCAGACAACCCGTAATCGAAATCGATATCAGTTTGAAATCGGACGACTCGAGCGTAGAGGCCGAGAAACGTCTCAAGGCTCAGGCAAAAATCGTGGAACAGGCCTTGGAAGACATTCCGGGCGTGGCGAGAATTTCCAAACGAGGCTGGAGAGAAACGGAGATGCAGGTGGATATCAACCCCGCCGCGATGTTCTCCCATTATCTTACGAGCCAGGACGTAATTTTTGCATTAAAAAACCGTAATATTAACTTTCCGGGCGGGAATATCGCCGGAAATCAAAAAGAAGTCATCCTAAGAACGATCGGAGAATTCGATTCTCCGAAAGAAATTTCGGGCGTTCATATCCGTTCCAACGAAATCGGGAATTCGATTCGAATCGACAACGTCGCCCATGTCACCGAAGGTTTGAAGGAAGCGGAATATCTCGATAAGGTCAACGGAAGAAAGACGATCGCGTTAACCGTAATCAAAAGAGAAAAAGCGGACGCGATTCTTGTTGTCGACGAAGCAAAGAAGGTTATCGAAGAATTCAAAAAGAATTCTCAGAACGAGTTTGAATACGCGTTTGTAAACGATCTTTCCAAATATATCCGAAGAAGACTCGGGGTTCTTTTATCGAATGCGGTCGGCGGTTTGATTCTTGTTACCGCTTCTCTCTTTCTATTCTTAGGTTGGAGAGTCGCTTTGATGACCGCGCTCGGGATTCCGGTTTCCTTCGGTGCGACATTCGTCATTATGAACTACATGGGATTGACCTTAAACCTGATCTCCATGTTCGGTTTGATCATCGTCGTGGGGATCCTGGTCGACGACGCGATCATCATCTGCGAGAACGTGTATCGTTACATGGAAGAAGGAATGCCCGTTTACGAAGCGGCCTTAAAGGGAACCGTGGAAGTGATCGATCCGGTAACCGCCACCGTGACCACGACAGTCGCGGCGTTCGCACCTATGCTTTTTATGACCGGAATTTTCGGAAAGTTCATCTACAGCATTCCGTTAGTCGTCATCATCGCGCTTCTTGCTTCTCTTTCGGAGGCGTTTTTCATCCTACCTTCCCACTTATACGATATCAATAAACACAAGTTTCATTCGGGGGAAATCAAACAAGAGAGCGGTTGGTTTTATAAACTCAAGGTGAACTACTACCTCCCTCTTTTGAAATTCGCGTTAAGACATAGACTTCAGATTTTTATCTATTTGTTCGCGATGTTGATCGGAAGTTTTGCGCTTTTTGCGGTTGCCGGAAAGTTTAAACTTTTTCCGGGATCCGTGGATGTGTTTCAAATCAAACTCACGGGACAAACCGGTATGTCCTTGCAGGAAATGGAAAGATTTACGCACGTATTGGAAACCGAACTTGCTAAAATTTCCAAGGACGAAGTCGAGAACTACGTTACCCGAGTCGGTATCATTCAAAAAGATCCGAACGATCCTTTTACCAAACGTGGAAAACACTACGGACAGATTCTCGTATATCTGACTCCCGAAGAAAACAGAAAGAGAGCGACGGACGGTATCATCTCCGAAGTAAGAGAAAAAACGATCTGGCTCTTGAACGAAAAATCGGTAAAGATCGTGGAAGAAACCCGCAAAAAAGAAGCGGAGAAGAAAAAGGAAGAATACAAACCTTTCAATTTGAATTCCTTTCCCGCAGAATTTTCGCGCTTTAAAGGACAACTACTGGCTTTGGATTTTGAAAAAATCTCGGGTGGTCCTCCCGTTGGAAAGCCGGTCGCGATCGAAATCCGAGGAGATGACTACGACAGTCTGATCCGAATCGGAGAAGAATACAAAGCCGTCATGGCCAAAGTTCCCGGAGTTACGGACATCGGAGACGATTTTAACGAAGGTAAGGACGAGGTGAAGATTAAGGTCAGCGAGTCTCTTGCATCGACCGCGGGCGTTTCCGTCTTTAAGGTCGCACAAGCGATCAACACCGCGTTTCAAGGAACCGTGGCGACGAAGATCAAACGGGCCGATGAAGAAGTCGAGGTCAAAGTTAGATTTCCTGAAGAAGTCAGAAAGTCCATAGGTTCCTTGAACAATATCTTCGTGAGCAACCAAGTTGGAAAACTCATTCCCGTATCAAAGTTGATTACGTATGTGCGTGAACCGGGTTTTGCGAACATCAATCACCTGGATGGAAAACGTCTTTTGACCGTAACCGCCAACTTGGACGAAACCAAAACGGACACAAGAAGGGCTAACGCGGAAATCGCAAAACTTTCCAAAGGAATCATCGAAAAGTATCCGGGTTACAGAATGCGTTTCGGCGGAGAAAACAAGGATACGGAAGAATCTCTCGCAAGTTTGGGAAGGGCCTTCTTAGTCGCGTTTATCATTATATTTATGATTCTCGCGTCTCTTTTCAGATCGTTGATCCAACCGGTGATCGTAGTCAGTTCGATTCCATTCTCCTTGATCGGCGTGATCTTAGCGTTCGTTCTTCACGGAGAATACTTCGGCTTTCTCGCCTTTTTAGGAATTGTAGGTCTTGCCGGGGTTGTGGTAAACGATTCCATCGTACTTGTCGATTTCGCGAATCAGTTGAAGATGGAAAAACCGAACGAAGACATCGATTCGATTCTTATCGAAACGGGTTTGTTGCGACTCAGACCGGTTGTTCTTACCACAGTAACCACGGTTCTCGGTTTATTACCGACCGCGTATGGAATCGGAGGAAGGGATCCGTTCCTTGTACCGATGGCTCTTGCATTCGGTTGGGGACTCGCGTTCTCCTCTTTTCTTACGTTAGTCGCCGTTCCGGTTCTATACAAGACGGTGCATAACACGCAAGCAAGATTCCAGCGTTTGTTGTGGAGTCGAACTAAATAA
- a CDS encoding SpoIIE family protein phosphatase, producing the protein MISSKKQDSLLRQSSDGNLYLEDNPGLTIVFESLLTEIIQLTTAQFGIFSFRLEDGSLKSIYGNPPKNAIEEARLVSEYCFKTGQDINIKKGSSPSKLIPPLEQNSVCCVLHVGELGASSSENQKKIFGTIFLGRPNGSGGEFRESDFEHLRATTRIISDLLEESFVSGESSLVVLSLMTTSRVALESVQIRKQTDRFDFLLTEIIRVSGLINKSLDLSQLLEAIMLSSKSVFRTEACSVLLLDDTKEYLYFHTVLGEKKDEVTKVRVPVGKGVAGMVVQDKQPMIINDAMNDPRVYREVDKASHFVTRNIMAAPLLVEGQVIGVIEAINTIDRTFFTENDLELFLSFSGTSALAIQKTGLLQNLEAANKDLRKKVSELESLFELSQVVSSAKNQADLMKQSIPVIHSEMDASKTGIFLINRKMGILTSISYTSEKTVEIFRTTNYQGSFIHRSIEEEKTTVKEDIQNFAFDHDLDLEYLKGSYIVFPLTHQGRSAFGAITVSDRVDKLSYSYSHLRLLQTFASLIARGHETLKLQNEMISRKAMQRSLEREIEITREIQKNILPEPKSFRSNFDLGVKSVPAKEVSGDFYDYYQYQDGQYSFLVSDVSGKSLPAAIFMAMSSSIIRTLARNHDLNPEDILKQGNALIYEDSHNGMFVTTFFIHYNPAIFTLDYASAGHNDQVLIRKDGTWELIKGSGPPLGVITSASYKGGSLIVEPGDMVILYTDGAIEEKNAKDEEFGLERMIREVIARKHLPSTQIIEELFGLVREFSGAPELFDDFTVMILKFNDDYQFSREFDANTSSIPLFREFVYETIKVRNLEESLRDDILLACDEAGTNIVMHGYENTDLKNPKFECKIRFTGDWITIVLIDSGKVFQRKEVREPSIEDNLSGRRKGGFGVYLIEKLMDSVDYSSEGGKNVLVLKKNFQHKASNGNHI; encoded by the coding sequence TTGATCTCTAGCAAAAAACAGGATTCTCTCCTCAGACAGAGTTCTGATGGAAACCTCTACCTGGAAGACAATCCGGGTCTGACGATTGTTTTCGAATCCCTCCTCACGGAAATCATACAACTCACTACCGCCCAATTCGGTATATTCAGTTTTCGTTTAGAAGACGGAAGTCTCAAATCTATCTACGGAAACCCGCCGAAAAACGCGATCGAAGAAGCAAGACTCGTTTCCGAATATTGTTTTAAAACCGGTCAGGACATTAATATCAAAAAAGGGAGTAGTCCGAGTAAACTCATTCCTCCTTTGGAACAAAACTCCGTCTGTTGTGTGTTACACGTCGGCGAACTCGGCGCTTCCTCTTCGGAAAATCAAAAGAAAATTTTCGGAACGATTTTTCTCGGAAGACCGAACGGAAGCGGTGGGGAATTCAGAGAATCCGATTTCGAACATCTCCGAGCCACAACTCGGATCATCTCCGATCTTTTGGAAGAATCCTTCGTTTCCGGAGAATCTTCCCTTGTAGTTCTTTCTTTGATGACCACTTCAAGGGTCGCGCTCGAGTCCGTGCAGATTCGCAAACAAACGGATCGTTTCGACTTTTTGTTAACGGAAATCATTCGTGTTTCGGGTTTGATCAACAAATCCTTGGATCTTTCTCAACTTTTGGAAGCGATCATGCTTTCTTCCAAATCGGTTTTTCGTACGGAAGCCTGTAGCGTTCTACTTTTGGACGATACGAAAGAATATCTGTATTTTCATACGGTACTCGGCGAAAAGAAAGACGAGGTTACAAAGGTTCGAGTTCCCGTGGGCAAGGGTGTTGCGGGAATGGTGGTTCAAGACAAACAACCGATGATCATCAACGATGCGATGAACGATCCGAGAGTTTATCGGGAAGTGGATAAGGCTTCTCATTTCGTTACGAGAAACATCATGGCCGCTCCGCTTTTGGTCGAAGGTCAGGTGATCGGAGTGATCGAAGCGATCAACACGATCGACCGCACTTTTTTTACGGAGAATGACCTCGAACTATTCTTAAGTTTTTCCGGAACGTCCGCATTAGCGATTCAGAAAACGGGGCTTTTACAAAACCTGGAAGCCGCGAACAAGGATCTTCGCAAAAAAGTTTCCGAACTGGAAAGTTTATTCGAACTTTCGCAAGTAGTTTCCTCCGCTAAAAATCAAGCCGATCTTATGAAACAATCGATTCCGGTGATTCACAGTGAGATGGATGCGAGTAAAACCGGAATTTTTCTCATCAATCGCAAGATGGGAATTCTTACTTCGATCTCTTACACATCCGAAAAGACCGTGGAAATTTTCAGAACCACGAATTATCAGGGAAGTTTTATTCATCGTTCCATCGAAGAGGAAAAAACCACGGTTAAGGAAGACATTCAAAATTTTGCATTCGATCACGATCTGGATCTGGAATATCTAAAAGGATCTTATATTGTTTTTCCTTTGACTCATCAGGGAAGAAGCGCCTTCGGAGCGATCACGGTTTCCGATCGAGTGGATAAACTTTCTTACAGTTATTCTCATCTTCGTCTTTTACAAACCTTTGCGTCGCTCATCGCGAGGGGTCACGAAACCCTCAAACTCCAAAACGAAATGATTTCGAGAAAGGCGATGCAACGTTCCTTGGAACGGGAAATCGAGATCACGAGAGAAATTCAAAAGAACATTCTCCCGGAACCGAAATCGTTCCGCTCGAACTTCGACTTAGGAGTTAAATCCGTTCCCGCAAAGGAAGTTTCGGGGGATTTTTACGATTACTATCAGTACCAAGACGGACAATATTCCTTTTTGGTTTCGGACGTTTCCGGTAAAAGTCTTCCCGCCGCGATCTTTATGGCGATGAGTTCCTCTATCATCCGTACTTTAGCGAGAAATCACGATCTCAATCCGGAAGACATCCTCAAACAAGGAAACGCGCTGATCTACGAGGATTCTCACAACGGAATGTTCGTAACCACGTTCTTCATACATTACAATCCCGCTATATTCACTTTGGATTATGCTTCCGCGGGTCACAACGATCAGGTTTTGATTCGTAAGGACGGAACCTGGGAACTCATCAAAGGTTCCGGTCCTCCGCTTGGTGTGATCACTTCGGCGAGTTACAAGGGTGGAAGTCTCATCGTGGAACCGGGAGATATGGTCATTCTTTATACGGACGGAGCGATCGAGGAGAAAAACGCGAAGGACGAGGAGTTCGGTTTAGAAAGAATGATACGCGAAGTGATCGCGAGAAAACATCTTCCTTCCACGCAGATCATCGAAGAACTTTTCGGACTGGTTCGGGAATTTTCGGGAGCGCCGGAACTATTCGACGACTTCACCGTGATGATCCTGAAATTCAACGATGACTATCAATTCTCCAGAGAATTCGACGCGAACACATCTTCAATTCCGTTGTTTAGAGAATTCGTTTATGAAACAATCAAGGTCAGAAATTTGGAAGAATCTCTGAGAGACGATATTCTTTTAGCCTGCGATGAAGCGGGTACGAATATCGTAATGCACGGTTATGAAAATACGGATTTGAAAAATCCAAAGTTCGAATGCAAAATACGCTTTACAGGGGATTGGATCACCATTGTATTAATTGATTCCGGGAAAGTCTTTCAGAGAAAGGAAGTTCGAGAGCCTTCGATCGAAGACAATCTAAGCGGCAGAAGAAAAGGTGGATTCGGAGTCTATCTGATCGAAAAGCTGATGGATTCGGTCGATTATTCCAGCGAAGGCGGTAAGAACGTTCTCGTTCTCAAGAAGAATTTTCAACACAAGGCTTCGAATGGAAATCACATCTGA
- the def gene encoding peptide deformylase, whose amino-acid sequence MSVRKILRMGDPLLRQVSEPVTEDEIQTKEFKKLLRDMFDTMRHAEGVGLAAPQIGILKQIVVVGSEDNERYPGTPDVPERVILNPIITPLTNDTSGFWEGCLSVPGMRGYVERPNKIRLQWMDEKGNRFDETIDGYKAVVYQHECDHLLGVLYVDRLKDTKLFGFNETLDSGNNILD is encoded by the coding sequence ATGTCAGTAAGAAAAATTTTAAGAATGGGAGACCCGCTTCTCCGTCAAGTTTCAGAACCCGTCACGGAAGACGAGATTCAAACCAAGGAATTCAAAAAGTTACTCCGTGATATGTTCGATACGATGCGTCATGCGGAAGGTGTGGGACTTGCGGCTCCTCAGATCGGAATTCTTAAACAGATCGTAGTCGTGGGCTCCGAAGACAACGAACGTTATCCGGGAACGCCGGACGTTCCGGAAAGAGTCATTCTCAATCCGATCATCACTCCGCTCACAAACGACACTTCCGGTTTTTGGGAAGGTTGTCTTTCCGTACCTGGAATGCGGGGTTATGTGGAAAGACCGAATAAGATCCGATTGCAGTGGATGGACGAAAAGGGAAACCGTTTCGACGAAACGATCGACGGTTATAAGGCCGTCGTCTATCAACACGAATGCGATCATCTTTTGGGCGTTCTTTATGTGGATCGTCTGAAGGACACGAAGTTATTCGGCTTTAACGAAACTTTGGATTCCGGTAACAATATTCTAGATTAA
- a CDS encoding STAS domain-containing protein: MEITSEIKNHSKIVHLIGNLDVHNTHRIESVFMDQIKTGNSPVLVLDLSSVEFISSAGLRIIVAALRICKERDVELRLAGIKPAVKKVFEIIDMNSMFSIFETLESAIK; this comes from the coding sequence ATGGAAATCACATCTGAAATAAAGAATCATTCAAAAATCGTCCACTTGATCGGAAACTTAGACGTTCATAATACGCACAGAATCGAATCCGTGTTTATGGATCAGATCAAGACCGGAAATTCTCCCGTGTTGGTTTTGGATCTTTCTTCCGTGGAATTCATCTCATCCGCAGGACTCAGAATCATCGTCGCCGCTCTTAGAATCTGCAAAGAAAGAGACGTGGAACTCAGACTGGCGGGTATCAAACCGGCAGTGAAAAAGGTTTTCGAAATCATCGATATGAATTCCATGTTTAGCATTTTTGAAACGTTGGAATCCGCTATAAAATAG
- a CDS encoding acyl-CoA carboxylase subunit beta: protein MSEAKYSLENPFQSTSEPDVPKARGLYEDANELGKELLNKPLAGGGVDRILVQHSKDRMTVWERIKVLTEQEPNILYQNWGKSLDGASLVTGILNINGRDVAIYGHDFTLRAGSMDATNGSKLARLIYMAGEHGIPLIGMNDSAGAYVPAGVGGLDGYSEAFTALRKISGVVPSLMLMFGFNAGGGAYLPRQGSFMIQCDNTFFGLTGPGVVKSVLGEDISADDLGGPKVHGQSGVVDIVTGDELGSLRTALRLLSYLPDNNHSFAPFHATSDPTDRFIYEEEILFKKTFNSPTGMNTPFDITLYLQNICDHGQYFEIQGQRSRNLVTAFGRIGGHVVAFVANNSAVSSGQIDISAARKGTRFIRFCNLYNIPIVFLEDTTGFLPGKEQEQNGIVLEGRKLLDSIIDIRTPRLTLIIRNAFGGAYACFNSYHVGADMVFALPTARIAVMGPAGKDYVYKDEVSAIQREYQDNVKKGMSEKEAIVIRDKKLQVLSTQYEKELMNPKEALSLGSVSRIVLPGTTRSILFQNLDYLIRHYKPAPLSGPQREFE from the coding sequence ATGTCTGAAGCAAAATATTCACTGGAAAATCCATTCCAATCCACGTCCGAACCTGACGTTCCCAAAGCTCGTGGTCTTTATGAAGACGCCAACGAATTAGGAAAAGAACTCCTCAACAAACCTCTTGCAGGAGGAGGAGTCGACAGGATTCTCGTTCAACATTCGAAAGATCGAATGACCGTATGGGAAAGAATCAAAGTTCTCACCGAACAAGAGCCCAATATCCTTTATCAAAACTGGGGAAAGAGTCTCGACGGAGCTTCCTTAGTCACCGGAATTTTAAACATCAACGGTCGAGACGTCGCAATCTACGGTCACGACTTTACTTTGCGCGCCGGTTCCATGGATGCGACCAACGGAAGTAAACTCGCAAGACTGATCTACATGGCGGGAGAACACGGAATCCCATTGATCGGTATGAACGATTCCGCCGGAGCATACGTTCCTGCGGGAGTGGGCGGACTCGACGGTTATAGCGAGGCGTTTACCGCTCTTCGAAAAATCAGCGGTGTGGTTCCGAGCCTCATGCTTATGTTCGGATTCAACGCGGGTGGAGGAGCTTATCTTCCTCGTCAGGGATCGTTTATGATCCAGTGCGATAATACGTTCTTCGGTTTGACCGGACCGGGAGTCGTCAAATCGGTATTAGGCGAGGACATCTCCGCGGACGATTTGGGCGGACCGAAGGTTCACGGACAAAGCGGCGTTGTCGATATCGTTACCGGAGACGAACTCGGATCTCTGAGAACCGCTCTGAGACTTCTTTCGTATCTTCCCGATAACAATCATTCCTTTGCTCCGTTTCATGCGACCTCGGATCCGACGGATCGATTCATCTACGAAGAAGAAATTCTTTTTAAGAAAACCTTCAATTCTCCCACGGGAATGAACACTCCATTCGACATCACTCTGTATCTGCAAAACATCTGCGATCACGGTCAGTATTTCGAAATCCAAGGACAACGTTCCAGAAACTTAGTAACCGCTTTCGGAAGAATCGGCGGTCACGTAGTCGCGTTCGTCGCAAACAACTCCGCGGTTTCCTCCGGACAGATCGACATCAGCGCGGCGAGAAAGGGAACCAGATTTATTCGTTTCTGTAACCTTTACAATATCCCGATCGTTTTCTTGGAAGATACCACCGGATTTTTACCCGGTAAAGAACAGGAACAAAACGGAATCGTTCTCGAAGGTAGAAAACTTTTGGATTCTATCATCGACATCCGCACACCTCGCCTAACGTTGATTATTCGAAACGCGTTCGGCGGCGCTTACGCTTGTTTCAACTCCTATCACGTGGGAGCGGACATGGTGTTCGCGCTTCCTACGGCAAGAATCGCGGTGATGGGACCAGCCGGAAAAGACTACGTCTATAAGGACGAGGTTTCCGCGATCCAAAGAGAATATCAGGATAACGTAAAGAAGGGAATGTCCGAAAAGGAAGCGATCGTCATTCGCGATAAAAAACTCCAAGTGCTTTCCACACAGTACGAAAAGGAACTGATGAACCCGAAAGAGGCTCTTTCCTTGGGTTCCGTTTCCAGAATCGTTCTTCCGGGAACCACCAGAAGTATTCTTTTCCAAAACCTGGATTATTTAATCCGACATTACAAACCGGCTCCGTTGTCCGGACCTCAAAGGGAGTTTGAGTAA